In Aegilops tauschii subsp. strangulata cultivar AL8/78 chromosome 3, Aet v6.0, whole genome shotgun sequence, one genomic interval encodes:
- the LOC109786896 gene encoding uncharacterized protein produces the protein MAANGQPAAAAATIDDLPEILLLDIFLRLPSLSDLVRAACTCLPWRNLVTNFPPFRRQFIDLHPAPLLGLFFDTPFQAVPGIPAFAPARRNDPELVAAILSGDFFLTALQARDGPEANWSFLDACGGYLLLIKEDEVLLLLLNPLARWCERFFDLSDSRIFDDDDDDREGDRQLLYAGLICDDENPASFGIFCLAAHGEFRLRAAVFFSFLGMGGDWFLSPWLDVPHHPNPHPEGDEDDEGDEDDDGDEGDLVLESGMRVGNFIYWLYQNRAYVVVLDPNPNNPRLFVEMIPPLLNLEGFHSSILGQINGDKMCIAYSNGFNIGFMLRQEDGLDAGAWANSRVFNLTDQVRRKLGYLPQNGLKIAAMRGSIVYFTTSQMFHPLEATCWFACLCLESRRLEWLFPRTYNGLFQPYHHSSWSTFLLPENERFYPFI, from the coding sequence ATGGCCGCCAACGGCCAGCCGGCGGCCGCGGCCGCCACCATCGACGACCTCCCTGAAATCCTGCTGCTCGATATCTTCCTCCGCCTTCCCTCCCTCTCGGACCTCGTCCGCGCCGCCTGCACCTGCCTGCCCTGGCGCAACCTGGTGACCAACTTCCCCCCCTTCCGCCGTCAATTCATCGACCTCCACCCGGCGCCCCTCCTCGGCCTCTTCTTCGACACGCCGTTTCAGGCTGTCCCCGGCATCCCCGCCTTCGCCCCCGCCCGCCGGAATGATCCGGAGCTCGTGGCCGCCATCTTGAGCGGTGACTTTTTCCTCACCGCCCTCCAGGCGCGCGACGGCCCGGAAGCTAACTGGAGCTTCCTCGACGCCTGTGGCGGCTACCTTCTCCTCATCAAAGAGGATGAGGTATTGCTCCTGCTGCTAAACCCCTTGGCACGGTGGTGCGAGCGGTTCTTTGATCTGAGTGACTCCCGCATCttcgacgacgacgacgacgaccgcGAAGGCGATCGTCAACTCCTTTACGCCGGCCTGATCTGCGATGACGAAAACCCCGCGAGCTTTGGCATCTTCTGTCTTGCTGCCCATGGAGAGTTCAGGTTGCGGGCTGCGGTCTTCTTCTCATTCTTGGGAATGGGCGGCGATTGGTTCCTCTCCCCATGGTTGGATGTCCCGCACCATCCCAACCCCCACCCGGAAGGTGACGAAGATGACGAAGGTGACgaagatgacgatggtgacgaaggtgatcttGTGCTTGAGAGCGGCATGCGAGTGGGTAATTTCATCTACTGGCTTTATCAGAATCGTGCGTATGTGGTTGTCTTGGACCCCAACCCAAACAACCCGCGATTGTTTGTTGAGATGATCCCCCCTCTCCTCAATCTGGAAGGTTTTCACAGCTCGATCCTTGGCCAAATTAACGGCGATAAGATGTGCATTGCTTATTCAAATGGATTCAACATCGGTTTCATGCTGCGTCAAGAAGATGGCCTTGATGCTGGGGCATGGGCTAACAGCAGGGTATTCAACCTGACTGATCAAGTTCGACGGAAGCTTGGGTACTTACCCCAGAATGGGCTGAAAATTGCGGCAATGCGGGGTAGCATAGTGTACTTCACAACATCACAGATGTTCCATCCGCTCGAGGCCACTTGTTGGTTTGCTTGTCTGTGCTTGGAAAGTCGCAGGCTGGAGTGGTTGTTTCCGAGGACGTATAATGGTCTCTTCCAACCATACCACCATTCATCGTGGAGTACTTTTCTGTTACCAGAGAATGAAAGATTTTATCCCTTCATATGA